The following are encoded together in the Streptomyces sp. NBC_00358 genome:
- a CDS encoding nuclease-related domain-containing DEAD/DEAH box helicase: MILIPDLADIETTTTSNAERRVARLLQAIDGPPDAVAFHSVKLRSHAVKQQGEADFVVLWNGVVVIVEVKGGGVRKYDGVWYSIDRHGDWKKLRESPMDQAQSAMYALRDILQEEGVGWFATEAVALTPDIDAPPAAVEWKGSHWWAKEQMSIAALTEAFEKVAGEARTAPYGVRVARSETLRARLFGEFTRMPVIDAQRGAVLEEQNRATEGQARVLAALSRNPRMLVFGGAGTGKSLVLAEGAKQEVGEGKSVLITFHSPALVDFFGPRIEGRDIDLLPFADLSGDKQYDVVFVDEAQDLMNAEGMDSLDAVISGGREGGRWRMFLDPNNQARVDGEFDPDVCELVQQEALQYDLDRNVRNTRAIVHVVQEYLGADVGDPGIVHGDRVEWRWSDGTAGVSAAETVARDLVANGARRQDIWIISVSYDAEPRRSEAGFLVTNPRFAKGLEAEHVIVCDLPREYDDRGLAAFYVAVTRARVTLHVVASKDDKKRLQDLLRKQVGK, translated from the coding sequence ATGATCCTCATACCGGACCTCGCCGATATCGAGACGACCACCACCAGCAACGCCGAACGGCGGGTGGCCCGACTGCTGCAAGCGATCGACGGTCCCCCCGACGCCGTCGCCTTCCACTCCGTGAAGCTGCGGAGCCACGCGGTCAAGCAGCAGGGGGAAGCGGACTTCGTCGTGCTCTGGAATGGCGTCGTCGTCATCGTCGAGGTCAAGGGCGGGGGTGTCAGGAAGTACGACGGCGTCTGGTACTCCATCGACCGCCACGGTGACTGGAAGAAGTTGCGCGAGTCTCCGATGGACCAGGCGCAGTCGGCGATGTACGCGCTGCGCGACATCCTCCAGGAGGAAGGCGTCGGATGGTTCGCGACCGAGGCCGTTGCCCTCACCCCCGACATAGACGCGCCTCCGGCTGCCGTCGAATGGAAGGGAAGCCACTGGTGGGCCAAGGAGCAGATGAGCATCGCTGCGCTGACGGAAGCCTTCGAAAAGGTTGCCGGCGAGGCGAGGACTGCCCCCTACGGAGTCAGAGTCGCCCGGTCCGAGACCCTCCGGGCGCGTCTCTTCGGCGAGTTCACGAGGATGCCCGTCATCGATGCACAGCGGGGCGCCGTGCTGGAGGAGCAGAATCGAGCGACCGAGGGCCAGGCCAGGGTCTTGGCCGCGCTCTCCCGGAACCCGAGGATGCTCGTCTTCGGCGGCGCGGGCACCGGGAAGTCCCTGGTGCTGGCGGAAGGCGCGAAGCAGGAGGTGGGCGAAGGGAAGTCGGTCCTCATCACCTTTCACTCGCCCGCCCTGGTCGACTTCTTCGGCCCGCGGATCGAGGGCAGAGACATCGATCTCCTTCCGTTCGCGGACCTGTCCGGTGACAAGCAGTACGACGTCGTCTTCGTCGACGAGGCACAGGACCTCATGAACGCCGAGGGCATGGACTCCCTGGACGCCGTGATCAGCGGAGGTCGCGAAGGCGGCCGGTGGAGGATGTTCCTCGATCCCAACAACCAGGCACGCGTCGACGGCGAGTTCGACCCGGACGTTTGCGAGCTGGTCCAGCAGGAGGCACTCCAGTACGACCTGGACCGGAACGTCCGCAACACCCGTGCGATCGTCCACGTCGTGCAGGAGTACCTCGGCGCCGATGTCGGGGACCCGGGCATCGTCCACGGCGACCGAGTGGAATGGCGGTGGTCCGACGGGACGGCTGGCGTCTCTGCGGCCGAGACCGTGGCTCGCGACCTCGTCGCGAACGGGGCCCGCCGCCAGGACATCTGGATCATCAGCGTCTCCTATGACGCCGAGCCGCGCAGGAGCGAGGCCGGGTTCCTAGTGACGAACCCCCGCTTTGCCAAGGGGTTGGAAGCAGAGCACGTCATCGTCTGCGACCTGCCCCGGGAATACGACGACCGGGGTCTCGCCGCGTTCTACGTGGCTGTCACAAGGGCGCGGGTCACGCTCCACGTGGTTGCGTCGAAGGACGACAAGAAGCGGCTCCAAGATCTTCTTCGAAAGCAGGTTGGCAAGTGA
- a CDS encoding DEAD/DEAH box helicase: MFRNRIGAGLILANCGIGSGGGAAVMRKNADWVPDAGLAREVDELFERAINSYRANSNLITEHANQEESIRVGGYSNRTLLELVQNAADAMSGADEREEGAGRVEIVLDLDRQTLYCANAGRPFSRSGLTTLAHAHLSGKRGDEIGRFGLGFKSVLAVTDTPQVFSRSVAFEFNSSKAKTAIATIAPAPKRLPVLRTLTRINAEAEFVKDPILAELAEWAVTIVRLPNATRLENLKKEIEEFRSEFLLFVNSVREIRLRVVGADANFVTSHVSRDLGDGRFRIERPEGDHDEWYVENRMHTPSPEARIEVGEAVSRDRMKVTVAMPARFAQLRTGEFWSYFPLQDRTSASALFNAPWSVNDDRTTLLANRYNREILVTLSEMFLHALPKISSADDPAAHLDYMPARGREAHSFGDEILCVYVPQLGCEKALIPDATGALRTPPELRPLDFGVNSASERDHEEWIKSPNTDDDVPHWRCYASSQRVARLRTIYLCSVSPAFSDSRPRDEKKALESIRNKRGILSWLREWAEGTDMASAGKALDFVVRNPNGLDSAKVVPTTDGMRSIRDRGQVYLHRADGIDVEGACFVEPSFLAIPGVERKLSDRGFRDLDSLAKFEARMAMLSPESEDDELPKFWKAATEAPMAQAQKVVAGNKAGALRVPTRDGGWALPTYVLDIDGLGDSAPDRVLDGTRCVPQLAHAAGVITEPVGSYSLEDEVHFEDYCHYVLDEVNRRLGPGERPVEQVEFDRGDGPGPFSALLMLQEAGASELIRERWTEGLIRLDQEGSWLCTDIDTGLSHRVLSPVRWAAGRAGLLKSTRGYRAPDRVVSASLVEYEALLPLFRGPRHVEAALALPKDLGEVPAEVLREALEAEVTSPISNAALTGFVLTASRFAFPEGHPVFIPARVGRTIERRRPDAVYLATTEEEREFLSLRQKPYLKVDEDEAEQFVEGVGCRRFEDSFSFSLLVDGQQVEERVIDLYTGLRSTFVEDKVTNATVAKAVQITKRVTTEDGVEDQSLEWHRQGLTVVVQAELDEHRVLQIVNGAFDLRLSNAELSDILQARVDRQLETQRQDARAASSDAERLAIFIGDDTLKENLPTGLWQALEGQGLVDDYTSVAELFLTVYGSDSIKLLAEGFSAEGYTDVPMTWAGGASTVAWLRKMGFGAKYAGRRTRHQDDEFVVPGAVKLKPLHDFQERISEELHEVLTSRGADGRARKGMVELPTGAGKTRVATETVLRLFVDGGVSGTVLWIAQSEELCEQAVQTFSTVWRWLGDERPLTIGRLWNNNVVHEPDTEFSVVVATDAKLDRLADTPEYEWLSRASAVFIDEAHRAGGSKMYTKILRWLGVDGRSWERPLVGISATPFKGSGDVTEPTKELAARFGHHKLSAFDGNAYQELSKRGVLARVRHEVLDGMEVALEPDELAQVQSLRRLEPHVLDRIGGDQARMRILVEDILSRDPEWPILVFTPNVLSAQVLAATLRYRQVAAEAVSGQTGRQARRDVIEKFKKGEVRVLANCDLLIQGFDAPGVRALYIARPTFSPSAYIQMAGRGLRGPANGGKPECLIVDVADNFGAVNDFLGYRAYEALWRKQGS; encoded by the coding sequence ATGTTCAGGAACCGCATAGGCGCAGGTCTGATATTGGCAAATTGTGGTATCGGGAGTGGGGGCGGCGCAGCCGTGATGAGGAAGAATGCCGATTGGGTGCCCGACGCGGGATTGGCCCGCGAGGTTGATGAACTCTTCGAGCGGGCGATCAACTCGTATCGCGCGAATTCGAACCTGATTACGGAGCACGCCAACCAAGAGGAGTCCATCCGGGTTGGCGGTTACTCGAACCGCACGCTTCTGGAACTGGTGCAGAACGCGGCTGACGCGATGTCGGGGGCTGACGAGCGCGAGGAGGGGGCGGGGCGGGTTGAGATCGTCCTCGACCTCGACCGTCAGACACTGTACTGCGCGAACGCTGGCCGTCCGTTCTCCCGAAGCGGCCTCACCACGCTCGCTCACGCGCATCTCAGTGGTAAGCGAGGCGACGAGATCGGGCGCTTCGGGCTCGGTTTCAAGTCGGTACTCGCGGTCACCGATACCCCGCAGGTATTCAGTCGATCGGTCGCCTTCGAATTCAACTCCTCAAAGGCAAAGACGGCGATCGCGACGATCGCCCCTGCGCCCAAGAGACTCCCGGTCCTGAGGACCCTGACCCGGATCAATGCAGAGGCCGAGTTTGTAAAGGACCCGATCCTGGCCGAGCTGGCGGAGTGGGCGGTGACGATCGTCAGACTGCCGAATGCGACTAGGCTGGAGAACCTCAAGAAGGAGATCGAGGAATTCCGCTCCGAGTTCCTCCTCTTTGTCAACTCGGTGCGTGAGATCCGACTCCGGGTCGTCGGAGCCGACGCGAACTTCGTGACGAGTCATGTGTCGCGTGACCTGGGCGATGGCAGGTTCCGGATCGAGCGTCCCGAGGGCGACCACGACGAGTGGTACGTCGAGAACCGAATGCATACACCCAGTCCCGAGGCTCGGATTGAGGTGGGTGAAGCGGTGTCACGTGACCGAATGAAGGTCACGGTTGCGATGCCGGCGCGCTTCGCTCAACTGAGAACGGGCGAGTTCTGGTCGTACTTCCCGCTCCAGGACAGGACATCGGCCTCCGCCCTCTTCAATGCCCCCTGGAGCGTCAACGACGACCGCACCACCCTGCTCGCGAACAGATACAACCGAGAGATCCTTGTGACTCTCTCCGAGATGTTCCTCCACGCTTTGCCGAAGATCTCTTCCGCCGATGATCCGGCAGCACACTTGGACTACATGCCGGCGCGTGGTCGTGAGGCACACTCCTTCGGCGACGAAATCCTCTGTGTCTATGTCCCGCAGCTCGGATGCGAGAAAGCGCTGATTCCCGACGCGACCGGTGCGCTACGCACACCACCGGAGCTTCGTCCCCTTGACTTCGGTGTCAACAGCGCATCTGAGCGCGATCACGAAGAGTGGATCAAGTCGCCCAACACCGATGATGACGTGCCACACTGGCGCTGCTATGCCAGCTCTCAGCGGGTGGCGCGACTGAGGACTATCTACTTGTGCAGCGTCTCTCCCGCCTTCTCCGACTCGCGGCCCAGGGACGAAAAGAAGGCGTTGGAGAGCATTCGCAACAAGAGGGGAATCTTGTCGTGGCTGCGTGAGTGGGCAGAGGGAACGGACATGGCCTCTGCTGGTAAGGCTCTCGATTTCGTCGTGCGCAATCCGAACGGCCTTGACTCTGCAAAGGTTGTACCGACGACCGATGGTATGCGGTCCATCAGAGACCGTGGACAGGTCTACCTCCATCGAGCGGACGGTATCGACGTAGAGGGGGCTTGCTTCGTCGAACCGAGCTTCCTTGCGATTCCAGGCGTGGAAAGGAAGCTCTCCGACAGAGGGTTCCGGGACTTGGACTCGCTCGCGAAGTTCGAGGCCAGGATGGCCATGCTGTCACCGGAGTCGGAGGATGACGAACTTCCGAAGTTCTGGAAGGCGGCGACTGAGGCGCCTATGGCGCAGGCACAGAAGGTCGTGGCTGGCAACAAGGCGGGTGCTCTCAGGGTTCCGACACGCGACGGTGGTTGGGCCTTGCCCACGTATGTGCTGGATATCGACGGCCTCGGCGACAGCGCACCCGATCGAGTCCTGGACGGGACGAGGTGCGTGCCCCAGCTCGCACACGCGGCAGGCGTCATTACCGAGCCGGTGGGTTCGTACTCGCTCGAGGACGAGGTCCACTTCGAGGACTACTGCCATTACGTGCTGGACGAGGTGAACCGGAGGCTTGGGCCCGGAGAGCGCCCCGTCGAGCAGGTCGAGTTCGACAGGGGAGACGGCCCCGGTCCTTTCTCGGCACTCCTGATGTTGCAGGAGGCGGGCGCGTCTGAACTTATACGCGAGCGGTGGACGGAAGGACTGATCAGGCTTGACCAGGAAGGCAGCTGGCTCTGCACGGACATCGACACGGGGCTCAGTCACCGGGTCCTGTCCCCCGTTCGCTGGGCGGCGGGTCGGGCCGGCCTGCTGAAGTCGACTCGCGGCTACCGGGCTCCCGATCGTGTCGTCTCTGCGTCGCTCGTTGAGTACGAGGCCCTGCTGCCTCTCTTCCGAGGACCGCGCCACGTCGAGGCCGCTCTGGCACTGCCCAAGGATCTGGGCGAGGTTCCTGCGGAGGTCCTGCGGGAAGCGCTCGAGGCGGAGGTCACCTCGCCGATCAGTAACGCGGCGCTGACGGGGTTCGTCCTCACCGCGAGTCGGTTTGCGTTCCCGGAGGGGCACCCGGTGTTCATCCCCGCCCGGGTGGGACGCACCATCGAGAGGAGGCGGCCCGACGCGGTGTACTTGGCGACGACGGAGGAGGAACGCGAGTTTCTCAGCCTCAGGCAGAAGCCGTACCTCAAGGTGGATGAGGACGAAGCGGAGCAGTTCGTCGAAGGGGTCGGATGCCGACGGTTCGAGGACAGCTTCTCCTTCTCGCTGCTCGTCGACGGCCAGCAGGTCGAGGAGCGCGTCATCGACCTGTACACCGGACTGCGTTCGACGTTCGTCGAGGACAAGGTCACGAACGCGACCGTGGCGAAGGCCGTCCAGATTACGAAGCGTGTGACCACTGAGGACGGGGTGGAGGACCAGTCGCTCGAGTGGCACCGCCAGGGACTGACTGTCGTGGTCCAGGCAGAACTCGACGAACATCGGGTCCTGCAGATCGTCAACGGGGCGTTCGACCTGCGCCTGTCGAACGCCGAGCTGAGCGACATCCTCCAGGCACGCGTCGACCGACAGCTGGAGACGCAACGGCAGGACGCCCGGGCCGCGTCCAGTGACGCGGAGCGGCTGGCGATCTTCATCGGTGACGACACGCTGAAGGAGAACCTGCCGACGGGACTCTGGCAGGCACTCGAGGGCCAAGGCCTGGTGGACGACTACACGTCCGTCGCGGAGCTCTTCCTGACCGTCTACGGCAGCGACTCGATCAAGCTCCTCGCGGAGGGGTTCAGCGCTGAAGGGTATACGGACGTTCCCATGACATGGGCTGGTGGAGCGTCGACCGTCGCCTGGCTCCGGAAGATGGGGTTCGGCGCCAAGTACGCCGGGCGTCGCACCCGGCACCAGGACGACGAGTTCGTCGTGCCCGGTGCCGTGAAGCTCAAGCCCCTGCACGACTTCCAGGAGAGGATCAGCGAGGAACTGCATGAGGTCCTGACGTCCCGGGGGGCCGATGGTCGCGCGCGCAAGGGCATGGTGGAGCTTCCGACTGGAGCCGGGAAGACCCGGGTGGCCACCGAAACAGTGCTGCGGTTGTTCGTCGACGGTGGCGTGAGCGGAACAGTGCTCTGGATCGCGCAGTCGGAGGAGCTCTGCGAGCAAGCGGTGCAGACGTTCAGCACCGTCTGGCGTTGGCTCGGGGACGAGCGTCCGTTGACGATCGGTCGGCTCTGGAACAACAACGTCGTCCACGAACCCGACACCGAGTTCAGCGTGGTCGTGGCTACTGACGCCAAGCTCGACCGGTTGGCCGACACTCCTGAGTACGAGTGGCTGAGCCGAGCCTCTGCGGTCTTCATTGACGAGGCACATCGGGCTGGCGGGTCGAAGATGTACACAAAGATCCTCAGATGGCTCGGAGTCGACGGTCGTAGTTGGGAACGGCCCCTGGTGGGCATTTCGGCGACGCCGTTCAAGGGGAGCGGAGATGTGACCGAGCCGACGAAGGAACTGGCGGCCCGCTTCGGTCACCACAAGTTGAGCGCCTTCGACGGCAACGCTTACCAGGAGCTGTCGAAGAGAGGTGTCCTCGCCCGTGTCCGGCACGAGGTGTTGGACGGCATGGAAGTCGCGCTAGAGCCGGACGAACTTGCGCAGGTGCAGTCCCTGCGCAGGCTCGAGCCCCATGTCCTTGACCGTATCGGCGGGGACCAGGCCCGCATGAGGATCCTGGTGGAGGACATTCTGAGCCGGGACCCGGAATGGCCGATCCTCGTGTTCACGCCGAACGTCCTGTCCGCCCAGGTACTTGCCGCGACCCTTCGTTACCGGCAGGTCGCGGCCGAGGCGGTCAGCGGTCAGACCGGACGGCAGGCACGCCGTGACGTCATCGAGAAGTTCAAGAAGGGAGAGGTCCGAGTTCTGGCCAACTGCGATCTGTTGATCCAGGGCTTCGACGCACCGGGTGTCCGAGCCCTGTACATCGCGAGACCGACGTTCAGTCCCAGCGCATACATCCAGATGGCCGGCCGCGGTCTGCGCGGCCCCGCGAATGGCGGCAAGCCGGAGTGCCTCATCGTGGACGTCGCCGACAACTTCGGTGCGGTCAACGACTTCCTCGGATACCGCGCTTACGAAGCCCTCTGGCGAAAGCAGGGATCATGA
- a CDS encoding RNA polymerase sigma factor, protein MSGPPPPPTAGTGDDAEIVVQSLEQSELFALLYDRYAPDIHRYAARRLGDSAADDITADTFLVAFRIRSRYDRTRANARPWLYGIAGNLIGKQRRAEVRALRALARTGHDPLAASGGEFWLEDADSRIAAQGPLAGALAGLSAPDRHVLLLVAWAELTYQEVAEALDIPVGTVRSRLNRARRKVRTALGADPAFVIDVAEVA, encoded by the coding sequence GTGAGCGGACCACCACCGCCGCCTACGGCCGGGACGGGGGACGACGCGGAGATAGTCGTGCAGTCGTTGGAGCAGTCGGAGCTGTTCGCCCTGCTCTATGACCGCTACGCCCCCGACATCCACCGCTACGCGGCCCGTCGCCTGGGCGACAGCGCCGCAGACGACATCACCGCCGACACCTTCCTGGTCGCTTTCCGGATCCGGTCCCGCTACGACCGCACGCGTGCCAACGCGCGCCCCTGGTTGTACGGCATCGCAGGAAACCTCATCGGCAAGCAGCGCCGCGCCGAGGTGCGGGCGCTCAGGGCGCTCGCCCGCACCGGCCACGACCCGCTCGCCGCGTCCGGGGGCGAGTTCTGGCTGGAGGACGCCGACAGCCGGATCGCGGCGCAGGGCCCGCTGGCCGGCGCCCTCGCGGGACTGTCGGCGCCGGACCGGCACGTCCTGCTGCTCGTCGCCTGGGCCGAACTCACCTACCAGGAGGTCGCGGAGGCGTTGGACATACCGGTCGGCACGGTTCGCTCGCGGCTCAACCGGGCGCGCCGCAAGGTACGTACGGCACTGGGTGCCGATCCTGCATTCGTGATCGACGTGGCGGAGGTGGCGTAG
- a CDS encoding CU044_5270 family protein: MDEMTEVRELRAHVPVPDRARLAPGRARLTEAARVRESRHALWRRREFAIVAVVAAVTAVAVTAGLLVGGKGTGRGVRPAATPSVRFKGVSAAEFLRQAADAVQVQPDRAVPSAKQWIYTKSAQEPSDKSHGLPAEQENWIRYDGSASASRIGDEPLYITKMHLENGGEGDDRSAREMYRVLIALPADGRGTLKALREQNAIADSKKVSQADNDYVEISVLLSADVMPAEGLASLYRALALVPGGKVTDHLVRTAAGRRVIALDYNRGENPKASGAIHDQWLIDPQTYRIVGMRMVAGDGKVFGGDSLVTTAVVDRAGDRG, from the coding sequence ATGGACGAGATGACCGAGGTGCGCGAGCTGCGTGCCCACGTGCCGGTGCCCGACCGGGCCCGGCTCGCACCGGGACGGGCGCGGCTCACCGAGGCCGCGCGGGTCAGGGAATCGCGCCACGCGTTGTGGCGACGGCGGGAGTTCGCGATCGTCGCGGTCGTGGCCGCGGTGACCGCCGTCGCCGTCACCGCCGGCCTGCTGGTGGGCGGGAAAGGCACGGGACGCGGGGTGCGGCCCGCGGCCACGCCGAGCGTGCGCTTCAAGGGGGTGAGCGCGGCCGAATTCCTGCGGCAGGCCGCTGACGCGGTCCAGGTGCAGCCGGACCGCGCCGTTCCGTCGGCAAAGCAGTGGATCTACACCAAGTCGGCGCAGGAGCCTTCGGACAAGTCCCACGGCCTTCCGGCCGAGCAGGAGAACTGGATCCGGTACGACGGCTCCGCCAGCGCCTCCCGGATCGGAGACGAGCCGCTCTACATCACCAAGATGCATCTGGAGAACGGCGGCGAGGGCGACGACCGCTCGGCGCGCGAGATGTACCGGGTCCTCATCGCTCTGCCGGCCGACGGCAGGGGGACGCTGAAGGCGCTCCGGGAGCAGAACGCCATCGCCGACTCCAAGAAGGTCTCACAGGCAGACAACGACTACGTCGAGATCAGCGTCCTGTTGTCGGCCGACGTGATGCCGGCCGAGGGCCTGGCCTCCCTCTACCGCGCCCTCGCACTCGTACCGGGCGGAAAGGTCACCGACCACCTGGTCAGGACCGCCGCCGGACGCCGGGTGATCGCCCTGGACTACAACCGCGGGGAGAACCCCAAGGCGAGTGGAGCGATCCATGACCAGTGGCTGATCGACCCGCAGACCTACCGGATCGTCGGCATGCGGATGGTCGCAGGCGACGGCAAGGTCTTCGGCGGCGACTCGCTCGTCACGACGGCTGTGGTGGACCGGGCGGGCGACCGCGGCTGA
- a CDS encoding PhzF family phenazine biosynthesis protein, protein MSAPPVALVRACLRDGAGGSPTAVVLEEEQRNLSDEERRRVPVEAGTSHAVYVRVHSDETQDPTVDLRFFTAEGELPACGHGTVAALAYLAYNGSRNGAPGSYRATLRTSRRVFDGWSEPRGSHLAAAFDPGPVDLREPTEAERGLALEALGVVPDGSGPDVRVASMGRERLLVPVPDRATLAALAPDLGRLRDACDTFGLLGAYVYSPPSPSGSLAARMFAPSIGVPEDIANANSSACLAAHLAGQGTAELTIDMGDALGSPATITATARPGRRGPRIHLGGTAKVSEEQTARSS, encoded by the coding sequence ATGAGCGCGCCGCCCGTGGCACTCGTCCGAGCCTGCCTGCGCGACGGCGCGGGCGGCAGCCCCACCGCCGTGGTGCTGGAGGAGGAACAGCGGAACCTGAGCGACGAGGAGCGGCGCCGGGTGCCGGTGGAGGCGGGCACCTCGCACGCCGTGTACGTCCGCGTGCACTCGGACGAGACCCAGGACCCGACGGTGGACCTGCGCTTCTTCACCGCCGAGGGGGAGCTGCCGGCCTGCGGCCACGGAACGGTCGCCGCGCTGGCGTACCTCGCGTACAACGGGTCGCGGAACGGCGCTCCGGGGTCCTACCGGGCCACCCTGCGGACATCGCGACGCGTCTTCGACGGCTGGTCGGAACCGCGGGGGTCCCATCTCGCGGCCGCCTTCGACCCCGGCCCCGTGGACCTGCGTGAACCGACCGAAGCCGAGCGCGGACTGGCCCTGGAGGCCCTGGGCGTGGTGCCCGACGGGTCCGGCCCGGACGTGCGGGTGGCTTCGATGGGGAGGGAGCGGCTGCTGGTCCCCGTTCCGGACCGCGCGACGCTCGCGGCGCTGGCCCCGGACCTCGGCCGGCTCCGGGACGCCTGCGACACGTTCGGCCTGCTGGGCGCGTACGTCTACTCCCCGCCGTCACCCTCCGGTTCCCTGGCGGCCCGCATGTTCGCACCGTCGATCGGCGTACCGGAGGACATCGCCAACGCCAACAGCAGCGCCTGCCTGGCCGCACACCTGGCCGGACAGGGCACGGCCGAACTCACCATCGACATGGGCGACGCACTGGGCAGCCCCGCCACGATCACGGCCACCGCCCGCCCCGGCCGACGGGGCCCGCGCATCCACCTGGGAGGAACGGCGAAGGTCTCAGAAGAGCAGACCGCCCGGAGTTCCTAG
- the ku gene encoding non-homologous end joining protein Ku, translating into MRSIWNGAISFGLVSIPIKVVNATESHAISFRQIHLDDGGRIRYRKVCELEDSEVSTAEIGKAYEDADGTLIPITDEDLASLPIPTARTIEIVAFVPADRIDPLQMDTAYYLAANGVPAAKPYVLLREALKRSQKVAVAKFALRGRERLGMLRVVDDVIAMHGLLWPDEIRATGEVAPDAAITVRDKELDLADALMDTLGEVDLEDLHDDYREAVEEMVTAKAEGHEAPAAPSGEKAGGKVLDLMAALEKSVRAAKESRGEEAAGAGEDAEVTRLPAGKTAARGSARTEPKEVGGKKSTSTAKKPAAKKTAAKKSTARKSTAKTAGRTAAKPADGAADSRTAAKKTTAKKTPAKKTPAKKTAPRKRASA; encoded by the coding sequence GTGCGATCCATATGGAACGGCGCCATCTCCTTCGGCCTGGTCAGCATCCCCATCAAGGTCGTGAACGCCACGGAGAGCCACGCGATCTCCTTCCGCCAGATCCACCTCGACGACGGCGGGCGCATCCGCTACCGCAAGGTCTGCGAACTGGAGGACAGCGAGGTCTCGACCGCCGAGATCGGCAAGGCGTACGAGGACGCGGACGGCACGCTGATCCCGATCACGGACGAGGACCTGGCGTCGCTGCCCATCCCGACCGCCCGGACCATCGAGATCGTGGCCTTCGTCCCGGCGGACCGGATCGACCCGCTCCAGATGGACACGGCGTACTACCTGGCCGCGAACGGTGTCCCGGCCGCCAAGCCGTACGTCCTGCTGCGCGAGGCACTCAAGCGCAGCCAGAAGGTCGCCGTGGCGAAGTTCGCGCTGCGCGGGCGGGAACGGCTCGGCATGCTGCGCGTCGTCGACGACGTCATCGCCATGCACGGTCTGCTGTGGCCGGACGAGATCCGGGCCACCGGCGAGGTCGCCCCGGACGCCGCCATCACGGTCCGCGACAAGGAACTCGACCTGGCCGACGCCCTGATGGACACCCTCGGCGAGGTCGACCTCGAAGACCTGCACGACGACTACCGCGAGGCCGTCGAGGAGATGGTCACCGCCAAGGCCGAGGGGCACGAGGCGCCCGCCGCCCCCTCCGGGGAGAAGGCCGGCGGCAAGGTGCTCGACCTGATGGCGGCCCTGGAGAAGAGCGTGCGCGCGGCGAAGGAGTCGCGGGGCGAGGAGGCCGCCGGGGCGGGGGAGGACGCCGAGGTCACCCGGCTGCCGGCCGGCAAGACCGCGGCCCGTGGCTCGGCCCGTACGGAGCCCAAGGAGGTGGGCGGGAAGAAGTCGACGTCCACGGCGAAGAAGCCGGCGGCCAAGAAGACCGCGGCGAAGAAATCGACGGCGAGGAAGTCGACCGCCAAGACGGCCGGCAGGACCGCGGCGAAGCCGGCCGACGGCGCGGCGGACTCCCGGACGGCGGCCAAGAAGACCACCGCGAAGAAGACGCCCGCGAAGAAGACGCCCGCGAAGAAGACGGCCCCCCGCAAACGAGCCTCCGCCTGA
- the ligD gene encoding non-homologous end-joining DNA ligase produces MTPITEVEGRRLALTNLDKVLYPATGFTKGEVLHYYATVADVLLPHLRDRPVSFLRYPDGPDGQLFFTKNVPPGTPAWVTTAEVPRSEGPARMVLVQDLASLMWAANLVTEFHTPQWTIGTPGIADRIVFDLDPGAPATVVECCEVALWLRERLAGDGIEAYVKSSGSKGLHVLASVAPTPSAEVSAYAKELAVEAEKALPRQVVHRMTRSLRPGKVFVDWSQNAGRKTTATPYTLRARAEPAVSAPVTWDEVEACRTPDRLAFRAPDLARRVRESGDLLGPLFDPDRARPLP; encoded by the coding sequence ATGACGCCGATCACGGAGGTGGAGGGCAGAAGGCTCGCGCTCACCAATCTCGACAAGGTCCTGTATCCGGCCACCGGCTTCACCAAGGGCGAGGTGCTGCACTACTACGCCACGGTGGCGGACGTACTGCTCCCCCATCTGCGGGACCGGCCGGTCTCCTTCCTGCGCTATCCCGACGGGCCGGACGGTCAGCTCTTCTTCACCAAGAACGTGCCGCCCGGTACGCCCGCCTGGGTCACCACGGCCGAGGTGCCGCGCTCCGAGGGGCCCGCGCGCATGGTCCTCGTCCAGGACCTGGCCTCGCTCATGTGGGCGGCGAACCTGGTGACCGAGTTCCACACACCGCAGTGGACGATCGGCACGCCGGGGATCGCCGACCGGATCGTCTTCGACCTCGATCCGGGGGCGCCGGCGACGGTCGTGGAGTGCTGCGAGGTGGCGCTGTGGCTGCGCGAGCGGCTGGCCGGGGACGGGATCGAGGCGTACGTGAAGTCGTCCGGTTCGAAGGGGCTGCACGTGCTGGCCTCCGTCGCGCCGACGCCGTCCGCCGAGGTCAGCGCGTACGCGAAGGAGCTGGCCGTGGAGGCGGAGAAGGCGCTGCCCCGGCAGGTGGTGCACCGGATGACGCGGAGCCTGCGGCCCGGAAAGGTGTTCGTCGACTGGAGCCAGAACGCCGGCCGCAAGACGACGGCCACCCCCTACACGCTCAGGGCGCGGGCGGAGCCGGCGGTGTCGGCTCCGGTGACCTGGGACGAGGTCGAGGCATGCCGGACTCCGGACCGGCTGGCCTTCCGGGCACCGGACCTCGCGCGCCGGGTACGGGAGTCGGGCGACCTGCTGGGCCCCCTGTTCGACCCGGACCGGGCCCGCCCGCTGCCCTGA